One window of the Canis lupus familiaris isolate Mischka breed German Shepherd chromosome 29, alternate assembly UU_Cfam_GSD_1.0, whole genome shotgun sequence genome contains the following:
- the PENK gene encoding proenkephalin-A gives MSPSSLRRRVAVNPMARLLRLCAWLLALGPGLLATVRAECGQDCATCSYRLARPSDLNPLACTLECEGKLPSLKTWEACKELLQLSKLELPQDGATALRETSKPEESHALAKKYGGFMKRYGGFMKKMDELYPQEADEEANGGEVLAKRYGGFMKKNGEEEDVLANSSDLLKELLGTGENREGGPHQEGSDDEDVSKRYGGFMRALKRSPQLEEEAKELQKRYGGFMRRVGRPEWWMDYQKRYGGFLKRFADSLPSDEEGESYSKEVPEMEKRYGGFMRF, from the exons ATGTCTCCGAGCAGCCTGCGCCGCCGCGTCGCCGTCAAC CCCATGGCGCGGCTCCTGAGACTCTGCGCTTGGCTCCTGGCGCTCGGCCCCGGGCTCCTGGCGACCGTGAGGGCGGAGTGCGGCCAGGACTGCGCGACCTGCAGCTACCGCCTGGCGCGCCCGAGCGACCTCAACCCCCTG GCTTGCACCCTGGAATGCGAAGGGAAACTACCCTCTCTCAAAACCTGGGAAGCCTGCAAGGAGCTCCTGCAGCTGTCCAAACTGGAGCTTCCTCAAGATGGTGCCACCGCCCTCAGGGAGACCAGCAAGCCGGAGGAGAGCCATGCACTGGCCAAAAAGTATGGGGGCTTCATGAAAAGATATGGAGGCTTCATGAAGAAAATGGATGAGCTTTATCCTCAGGAGGCAGACGAAGAGGCCAATGGAGGGGAAGTCCTGGCCAAGAGATATGGGGGCTTCATGAAGAAGAACGGAGAGGAGGAGGATGTCCTGGCCAACTCCTCAGACCTGCTCAAAGAGCTGCTGGGAACCGGGGAGAACCGAGAAGGTGGCCCCCACCAAGAGGGCAGTGATGATGAAGATGTGAGTAAGAGATATGGGGGCTTCATGAGAGCCTTAAAGAGAAGCCCCCAACTGGAAGAAGAAGCCAAAGAGCTGCAGAAGCGGTATGGGGGCTTCATGAGAAGAGTCGGTCGCCCCGAGTGGTGGATGGACTACCAGAAAAGGTATGGGGGTTTCCTCAAGCGCTTTGCCGACTCTCTGCCCTCTGACGAAGAAGGCGAAAGCTACTCCAAAGAAGTTCCTGAGATGGAGAAAAGATATGGAGGGTTTATGAGATTTTAA